Proteins found in one Pseudomonas sp. P8_241 genomic segment:
- the rbfA gene encoding 30S ribosome-binding factor RbfA, with translation MAKEYSRTQRIGDQMQRELAQLIRREVKDPRVGLVTITAVEVSRDVGHAKIFITVMGQDSAEEIAQSIKVLNSAAGFLRMQLAREMKLRSVPQLHFHYDESVVRGAHLSALIERAVAEDNQNLVAAEPEDTKE, from the coding sequence ATGGCAAAAGAATATAGCCGTACCCAACGTATCGGCGATCAGATGCAGCGCGAGCTGGCACAACTGATCCGTCGTGAAGTCAAAGACCCGCGCGTCGGCCTGGTCACCATTACCGCTGTTGAAGTCAGCCGTGACGTCGGTCACGCCAAGATTTTCATCACCGTGATGGGGCAGGACAGCGCCGAAGAGATCGCTCAAAGCATCAAGGTGCTCAACTCCGCCGCCGGTTTCCTGCGCATGCAGTTGGCCCGTGAGATGAAGCTGCGAAGCGTTCCACAGTTGCACTTCCACTACGACGAAAGCGTCGTGCGTGGTGCGCATCTGTCGGCGTTGATCGAGCGCGCAGTGGCTGAAGACAACCAGAACCTGGTTGCCGCAGAACCCGAAGACACCAAGGAGTAA
- the infB gene encoding translation initiation factor IF-2 encodes MTQVTVKQLADEVKTPVERLLQQMREAGLPHTAAEENVTDSEKQSLLTHLKSSHKAKVEEPRKITLQRKTTSTLRVAGSKSISVEVRKKKVFVQRSPEEIEAERKRELDERRAVENAARQKAEEEAKRRAEEEARRQPAAASTAQAEPVAAPAAVAEPVRESAPVVAAAPAPAADTRKRDEQRRPDKPRADDNSRRGSGDGERKNAPHRASVKEKAPAPRVAPRTTDEESDGFRRGGRGKAKLKKRNAHGFQSPTGPVVREVKIGETITVGDLAQQMSVKAAEIIKFMFKLGTPATINQVLDQETAQLVAEELGHKVTLVSDTALEDSLAESLKFEGEAVSRAPVVTVMGHVDHGKTSLLDYIRRAKVAAGEAGGITQHIGAYHVETDRGMVTFLDTPGHAAFTAMRARGAKATDIVILVVAADDGVMPQTIEAVQHAVAAGVPLVVAVNKIDKPGADLDRIRSELSVHGVTSEEWGGDTPFVPVSAKMGTGVDELLEAVLLQAEVLELTATPSAPGRGVVVESRLDKGRGPVATVLVQDGTLRQGDMVLVGSNYGRVRAMLDENGKPIKEAGPAIPVEILGLDGTPDAGDEMSVVADEKKAREVALFRQGKFREVKLARAHAGKLENIFENMGQEEKKTLNIVLKSDVRGSLEALNGALNGLGNDEVQVRVVGGGVGGITESDANLALASNAVLFGFNVRADAGARKIVEQEGLDMRYYNVIYDIIEDVKKALTGMLGSDVRENILGIAEVRDVFRSPKFGAIAGCMVIEGVVHRNRPIRVLREDIVIFEGELESLRRFKDDASEVRAGMECGIGVKSYNDVKVGDKIEVFEKVQVARSL; translated from the coding sequence ATGACGCAAGTCACGGTGAAACAACTGGCCGATGAGGTCAAAACACCGGTAGAGCGCCTGTTGCAGCAGATGCGTGAGGCAGGTCTGCCGCACACCGCCGCCGAAGAAAATGTGACTGACAGTGAGAAGCAATCGTTGCTGACTCACTTGAAAAGCAGCCACAAGGCGAAAGTGGAAGAACCACGCAAGATTACGCTGCAGCGTAAAACCACCAGCACCCTGCGTGTTGCTGGAAGCAAGAGCATCAGCGTTGAAGTACGCAAGAAGAAAGTCTTCGTACAGCGCAGCCCGGAAGAAATCGAAGCCGAGCGCAAGCGTGAACTGGACGAACGTCGCGCAGTAGAAAATGCTGCACGTCAGAAGGCTGAAGAAGAAGCCAAGCGTCGCGCCGAAGAAGAAGCGCGTCGCCAGCCTGCTGCTGCGTCTACCGCTCAAGCCGAACCTGTTGCAGCGCCAGCTGCGGTCGCCGAACCCGTGCGTGAAAGCGCTCCGGTTGTGGCAGCCGCTCCGGCACCTGCGGCCGATACCCGCAAGCGTGACGAACAGCGTCGTCCAGACAAGCCACGTGCTGACGACAACAGTCGTCGCGGTAGCGGCGATGGCGAGCGCAAAAACGCTCCGCATCGTGCTTCGGTCAAGGAAAAGGCCCCGGCTCCACGCGTTGCCCCACGTACTACCGACGAAGAAAGCGATGGCTTCCGTCGTGGTGGTCGCGGCAAGGCCAAGCTGAAGAAGCGCAACGCCCACGGTTTCCAGAGCCCAACCGGCCCTGTCGTGCGCGAAGTGAAGATCGGCGAGACCATCACTGTGGGCGACCTCGCTCAGCAGATGTCGGTCAAGGCTGCTGAAATCATCAAGTTCATGTTCAAACTGGGTACTCCAGCGACCATCAACCAGGTACTGGATCAGGAAACTGCCCAGCTTGTGGCTGAGGAACTGGGCCACAAAGTGACCCTGGTCAGCGACACCGCCCTGGAAGATTCCCTGGCTGAGTCCCTGAAGTTTGAAGGCGAGGCCGTTTCCCGTGCGCCAGTCGTGACCGTAATGGGCCACGTTGACCATGGTAAGACTTCCCTGCTCGACTACATCCGTCGTGCCAAGGTTGCTGCTGGCGAAGCCGGTGGCATCACCCAGCACATCGGTGCATACCACGTTGAAACCGACCGTGGCATGGTGACGTTCCTCGACACCCCGGGTCACGCCGCGTTTACCGCAATGCGTGCCCGTGGTGCCAAGGCGACCGACATCGTGATCCTGGTGGTTGCAGCGGACGACGGCGTGATGCCGCAGACCATTGAAGCTGTCCAGCACGCCGTAGCGGCTGGTGTTCCACTGGTTGTTGCAGTGAACAAGATCGACAAGCCGGGCGCCGATCTCGATCGCATCCGTAGCGAACTGTCGGTTCACGGCGTGACATCGGAAGAATGGGGTGGTGACACGCCGTTCGTACCGGTTTCGGCGAAGATGGGTACTGGCGTCGACGAACTGCTCGAAGCTGTATTGCTGCAAGCCGAAGTACTGGAACTGACTGCAACTCCATCGGCTCCTGGCCGTGGTGTCGTGGTTGAATCCCGTCTGGACAAGGGCCGTGGCCCGGTGGCTACCGTTCTGGTTCAAGACGGTACCCTGCGCCAGGGTGACATGGTCCTGGTCGGTTCGAACTATGGCCGTGTACGTGCCATGCTCGACGAGAACGGCAAGCCAATCAAGGAAGCCGGTCCGGCCATCCCTGTCGAGATTCTCGGCCTGGACGGTACTCCGGATGCTGGCGACGAGATGAGCGTGGTTGCCGACGAGAAGAAAGCCCGTGAAGTGGCTCTGTTCCGTCAAGGCAAGTTCCGCGAAGTCAAGCTGGCCCGTGCTCACGCAGGCAAGCTGGAAAACATCTTCGAAAACATGGGTCAGGAAGAGAAGAAGACGCTCAACATCGTCCTCAAATCCGACGTCCGTGGTTCGTTGGAAGCGTTGAACGGTGCCTTGAACGGCCTGGGTAACGACGAAGTGCAAGTGCGTGTGGTCGGTGGCGGTGTCGGTGGTATCACCGAATCCGACGCCAACCTGGCACTGGCCTCCAACGCTGTACTGTTCGGCTTCAACGTGCGTGCCGATGCCGGTGCGCGCAAGATCGTCGAGCAGGAAGGTCTGGATATGCGTTACTACAACGTGATCTACGACATCATCGAAGACGTCAAGAAAGCCCTGACCGGTATGCTCGGCAGCGATGTTCGCGAGAACATCCTGGGTATCGCCGAAGTGCGTGACGTGTTCCGTTCGCCGAAGTTTGGCGCGATCGCCGGTTGCATGGTTATCGAAGGTGTTGTGCACCGTAACCGTCCAATCCGTGTACTGCGTGAAGACATCGTTATCTTCGAAGGCGAGCTGGAATCCCTGCGCCGCTTCAAGGATGACGCTTCCGAAGTACGTGCCGGCATGGAATGCGGTATCGGCGTGAAGAGCTACAACGACGTCAAAGTCGGTGACAAGATCGAAGTCTTCGAGAAGGTGCAGGTTGCTCGCAGCCTCTAA